ATGGATAGGTTCAAGATACTGCTGCTTTTGAATTCTGCGGTACAGCGCTTCGCTTGAAGGACGATACCGGCCTGGATCTGCGCCAAGCTTTTTAAAAATGCTTCGCCATTCCTGAATCGGTTTTAGATCCTGTACTTTTTTGTCTTCCATTTCAAAGAAGATTGATTCCTGGAAGAGCCTCATTCTTCCTTTAAGCATTTGCGGGGATTCTGATACACTTATGGCTGTATACTCAATAACGCCCAGCTTAAACTCAGGAAAATGCTGTTTGATTTGAGGGCTTATAGAAATTTCCATCATTTTATCCTCCACTTTTTAATGTACTTATTTTACCATATAAGATAATGTCTTTCGAAAATATAAACCGAAGGGAGGTGCAGGACATGAATTATGAAGAGCTTAAACAGGATATTCTTTCATTCAGCAAGAGCATTGGCATTGATAAAATCGGGTTTGCGCAGGCGTCTGTTTTTGATGAACTGAAGCAGCGGCTGATTGTTCACGAACAAAAAGGATATCATTCCGGTTTTGAAGAGCCTGATCTTGAAAAGCGGACAAATCCCGATCTTCTTCTGCCAGGGGCGAAATCGATTATTTCCATTGCGCTTGCTTATCCATCCAAGCTGAAGAATGCACCAAAAAGCACGAAGGAAGATAGAAGAGGTATCTTCTGCAGAGCATCCTGGGGACAGGACTATCACCATGTGTTAAGGGATCGTCTGAATAAGCTCGAGGCATATATGCGGGAGCGGGTTCCTAACGCAGAGCTTAAGTCAATGGTTGATACAGGGGAACTGTCAGACCGGGCTGTGGCAGAGAGAGCGGGCATTGGCTGGAGCGGAAAAAACTGCGCGATCATCACTCCGGAATTTGGTTCGTATGTATACTTGGGCGAAATTGTCACAAATATCCCATTTTCGCCGGATACACCAATGGAAGACCGCTGCGGCAGCTGCAATATCTGTGTGGATGCTTGTCCGACAGGTGCGCTTGTTCAGGGCGGCCAGCTTGATTCTGCTAAATGCATCGCCTTTTTAACGCAGACGAAGGGCTTTTTAGCAGATAAATACCGGAAGAAGCTGGGAAACCGTTTATATGGCTGTGATACTTGCCAAACAGTATGTCCAGAGAACAAAGGCAAGGATTTTCATCTTCATGCAGAAATGGAGCCTGACCCTGAGATTGCAAAGCCGAAGCTTAAACCCCTTCTTACCATGAGCAACCGGGAATTTAAAGAGAAGTTTGGACATGTATCGGGGTCATGGAGAGGGAAAAAACCGATTCAGAGAAATGCGATTATTGCACTCGCGCACTTTAAGGACCAAACCGCTATCCCAGAATTAATACAGCTGATGCACAAAGATGTGCGTCCGGTCATTCGCGGAACGGCTGCATGGGCAATCGGATCAATTGGTGAAAAAGAAAGTCTGATCGACCTGCAAAAAGCCCTTCAGCTTGAAGAAGACGAAGAAGTACGGAAAGAAATCAAAAAAGGAATATCGCTTATAGATGCGTAAGCTTCATACTTGCCAATCTCCTTTCATATGGTCTTACTAAAGACAAATATGGCGGTGAGGCATGGATGAAAAATAATCTTTCAGCTGCAGTAAAAGCTAAGTTAGAGCTGCTGATCAACAATCGGCGTGCTAAAGAGCTTGATATAATAGAAGACAGCAAAGTGCTGCTGCGGAAAAAAAAGATTCTCGAAAACAGGAATGTCGAGATGGTAAAAGGAAATGCTTCCGTTCAATTGCAGAATATTGAAAAGGTATCTAAACGGGAGCAGCGTGTTTCCTACCAGTGTCATTATAAGTATTTTCATAAAGATCAGGAATCCTTTTATCTTGAAGAAAAAACGGAAGACCGTATCGCTGTATTTCAAAATGGAACAATCATCAGGGATTATAAGGTAGAGCATCAATATGATGAAACTTTTGCAGAAAGCGATGATTCTTCTAATGAAAGAGTATCTTTCTTGTACGACAGACTTGCTGCCGTTCAATATGCCGAGAGATGGTGGAACACCCACAATCCAAAGTTTAAAAATTTCGATGTAAACTGCACGAATTATGTTTCCCAGTGTCTTCATGCGGGCGGAGCTCCAATGAGAGGGTACCCGGGGCGATCAGCCGGGTGGTGGATGCAGAATAATATCTGGAGCTACAGCTGGACGGTTGCCCATTCTCTCACCCTGCATCTCGGGAATTCTAAATCAGGCTTAAGAGCGAAAGCAGTGGGAGCACCAGAAGCGTTAATGCCGGGGGATGTCATCTGCTATGATTTTCAAGGCGATGGCAGGTTTGATCATACAACCATTGTTGTTGCGAAGGATCAGGCAAACATGCCTCTTGTGAATGCAAATACGTACAACAGCAGAATGCGTTATTGGGA
The window above is part of the Metabacillus dongyingensis genome. Proteins encoded here:
- the queG gene encoding tRNA epoxyqueuosine(34) reductase QueG, producing the protein MNYEELKQDILSFSKSIGIDKIGFAQASVFDELKQRLIVHEQKGYHSGFEEPDLEKRTNPDLLLPGAKSIISIALAYPSKLKNAPKSTKEDRRGIFCRASWGQDYHHVLRDRLNKLEAYMRERVPNAELKSMVDTGELSDRAVAERAGIGWSGKNCAIITPEFGSYVYLGEIVTNIPFSPDTPMEDRCGSCNICVDACPTGALVQGGQLDSAKCIAFLTQTKGFLADKYRKKLGNRLYGCDTCQTVCPENKGKDFHLHAEMEPDPEIAKPKLKPLLTMSNREFKEKFGHVSGSWRGKKPIQRNAIIALAHFKDQTAIPELIQLMHKDVRPVIRGTAAWAIGSIGEKESLIDLQKALQLEEDEEVRKEIKKGISLIDA
- a CDS encoding amidase domain-containing protein, producing MKNNLSAAVKAKLELLINNRRAKELDIIEDSKVLLRKKKILENRNVEMVKGNASVQLQNIEKVSKREQRVSYQCHYKYFHKDQESFYLEEKTEDRIAVFQNGTIIRDYKVEHQYDETFAESDDSSNERVSFLYDRLAAVQYAERWWNTHNPKFKNFDVNCTNYVSQCLHAGGAPMRGYPGRSAGWWMQNNIWSYSWTVAHSLTLHLGNSKSGLRAKAVGAPEALMPGDVICYDFQGDGRFDHTTIVVAKDQANMPLVNANTYNSRMRYWDYEDSTAYTPNIKYKFFHIEDDSGSKK